The Callospermophilus lateralis isolate mCalLat2 chromosome 3, mCalLat2.hap1, whole genome shotgun sequence genome has a segment encoding these proteins:
- the Xkr7 gene encoding XK-related protein 7, translating to MAAKSDGAAAAAGPGPEGAAGGARGSTGGRGEAAAVAGGPGVVGAGGPGPRYELRDCCWVLCALLVFFSDGATDLWLAASYYLQGQRTYFGLTLLFVLLPSLVVQLLSFRWFVYDYSEPAGAPGPAASTKDSGTGGGAISTKDSAVAFRTKEGSPELSPRPAPSSASAYRRRCCRLCVWLLQTLVHLLQLGQVWRYLRALYLGLQSRWRGERLRRHFYWRMLFESADVSMLRLLETFLRSAPQLVLQLSLLVHRGREPDLLPALSTSASLVSLAWTLASYQKVLRDSRDDKRPLSYKGAVAQVLWHLFTIAARSLAFALFASVYKLYFGIFIVAHWCVMTFWVIQGETDFCMSKWEEIIYNMVVGIIYIFCWFNVKEGRSRRRMTLYYCIVLLENAALTGFWYFSRNFSNDFHSLILVCVVASSFALGIFFMCVYYCLLHPNGPMLGPQAPGCICPETPGTCGPPADAITSPPRSLPRTTGAERDGASVGGERAGTPTLPVFQVRPGLPPTPVARPLRTEGPVIRIDLPRKKYPAWDAHFIDRRLRKTILALEYSSPATPRLQYRSVGTSQELLEYETTV from the exons ATGGCCGCGAAGTCGGATGGAGCGGCGGCAGCGGCCGGCCCGGGGCCGGAGGGGGCGGCCGGAGGCGCCCGCGGCAGTACGGGCGGGCGCGGGGAGGCGGCGGCGGTGGCCGGGGGCCCCGGGGTGGTCGGGGCGGGAGGCCCGGGGCCGCGCTACGAGCTGCGGGACTGCTGCTGGGTGCTGTGCGCGCTGCTCGTGTTCTTCTCCGACGGCGCCACCGACCTGTGGCTGGCGGCCTCCTACTACCTGCAGGGTCAGCGCACCTACTTCGGCCTCACGTTACTGTTCGTGCTCCTGCCCTCGCTGGTCGTGCAGCTGCTCAGTTTCCGCTGGTTCGTCTACGACTACTCCGAGCCCGCGGGGGCCCCGGGACCTGCCGCCAGCACCAAGGACAGCGGCACCGGCGGAGGCGCCATCAGCACCAAGGACAGCGCCGTCGCCTTCAGGACCAAGGAAGGCAGCCCCGAGCTGAGCCCCCGGCCCGCGCCCTCCTCGGCCAGCGCCTACCGCCGCCGCTGCTGCCGCCTCTGCGTCTGGCTGCTGCAGACCCTCGTCCACCTCCTGCAGCTCGGCCAGGTCTGGAG GTACCTGCGCGCCCTGTACCTGGGGCTGCAGAGCCGCTGGCGCGGGGAGCGGCTGCGGCGCCACTTCTACTGGCGGATGCTGTTCGAGAGCGCCGACGTGAGCATGCTGCGCCTGCTGGAGACCTTCCTGCGCAGCGCGCCGCAGCTAGTGCTGCAGCTCAGCCTGCTGGTGCACCGCGGCCGCGAGCCCGACCTGCTGCCCG CCCTCTCCACCTCTGCCTCCCTCGTGTCCCTGGCCTGGACGCTGGCCTCCTACCAGAAGGTGCTACGAGACTCGAGGGACGACAAGCGGCCGTTGTCCTACAAGGGCGCCGTGGCCCAGGTACTGTGGCACCTGTTCACCATCGCAGCTCGCAGTCTGGCCTTCGCCCTCTTCGCCAGCGTCTACAAGCTCTACTTTGGCATCTTCATCGTGGCTCACTGGTGCGTCATGACCTTCTGGGTCATTCAGGGGGAGACAGACTTCTGCATGTCCAAGTGGGAGGAGATCATCTACAACATGGTGGTGGGCATCATCTACATCTTCTGCTGGTTCAATGTCAAGGAGGGCCGCAGCCGCCGCCGCATGACCCTCTACTATTGCATTGTCCTGCTGGAGAACGCCGCGCTCACTGGCTTTTGGTACTTCAGCCGCAACTTCTCCAACGACTTCCACTCACTCATTCTGGTCTGCGTGGTGGCCTCTAGCTTTGCACTGGGCATATTCTTCATGTGTGTCTACTACTGTCTCCTGCACCCCAATGGACCCATGCTGGGTCCCCAGGCACCTGGCTGCATCTGCCCTGAGACCCCAGGGACCTGTGGCCCACCAGCCGATGCCATCACAAGTCCCCCACGGTCCCTGCCCAGGACTACAGGCGCCGAGCGAGATGGGGCCTCCGTGGGGGGTGAGCGTGCAGGGACCCCCACGCTACCTGTCTTCCAGGTGCGGCCTGGCTTGCCTCCCACACCAGTGGCCCGCCCCTTGCGGACAGAGGGGCCTGTCATTCGGATTGACTTGCCTCGCAAGAAGTACCCAGCTTGGGATGCTCATTTTATTGACCGCAGGCTCCGGAAGACTATCCTGGCATTGGAGTACTCCTCTCCCGCCACACCCCGGTTGCAGTACCGGAGTGTGGGGACTTCCCAAGAGCTGCTGGAGTATGAGACAACGGTGTAG